The Hevea brasiliensis isolate MT/VB/25A 57/8 chromosome 1, ASM3005281v1, whole genome shotgun sequence genome has a window encoding:
- the LOC131183010 gene encoding COBRA-like protein 10, translating into MEVSWHLRMLLFISFASSFLNVSYAQTNNDYDTPAAPPPGLSNCNGVFLTYSFTSRDKEYPHIKNATAQAWAFKSSATIVNTGEYEVKAWQMFVGFQHKETLVSATGATIVDSDDFPVDASNGTTFAGGSQADLKTSIETAGDFTQISAQIDITGTQFGVKPPGVPMPSIIKLVNNGYKCPKATMRGKTYMQVCCKKDPKFKPKPKKAVKYLPRQYGDLEFTYDVLHAYGNNYLAQVTMVNNHPLGRLDHWNLTWDWKNDEFIYSMRGAFVRKRDYARCVYGPAGEYYQDFDFSNVVTCDKSPIISDLPPAMKNDSKLGKLPYCCKNGTLLPTLMDEDKARSIFQLQVYKLPPNLNRTALEPPHKWRIDGVLNPQYKCSSPIRVDPTEFPDPSGLQGTSTAIASWQIVCNISRPKEKESRCCVSFSAYYNESVIPCNTCACGCEGDTGCSQKAGAMLLPAEALLIPFENRTQKAIAWAKLKHLKVPNPRPCPDNCPVSINWHLNTDYKTGWTARITLFNWDNAPFEDWFAAIQMGKAYPGYENVYSFNGTKLDKLNKTIFLQGLLGLNYLMGEVNGTRGGPRVPGKQQSVISFTKKQTPGINVPGGDGFPKRVFFNGEECALPTTIPIKSGGHKYRINLFTIVFTTILTLIMMTGCIY; encoded by the exons ATGGAGGTTTCCTGGCATTTGAGGATGCTACTATTCATATCATTTGCATCTTCTTTCTTAAATGTTAGCTATGCTCAAACGAACAACGACTATGACACTCCTGCTGCCCCGCCACCCGGCCTGAGCAACTGCAATGGGGTGTTTCTGACCtattctttcacttctcgagatAAAGAGTATCCACACATAAAGAATGCAACAGCTCAGGCATGGGCGTTCAAGTCTTCGGCAACCATAGTCAATACTGGAGAATATGAAGTCAAGGCATGGCAAATGTTTGTAGGCTTTCAACATAAAGAAACTTTGGTTTCAGCCACTGGTGCAACCATTGTGGATTCCGATGATTTCCCTGTGGATGCTAGCAATGGGACAACCTTTGCTGGAGGTTCACAGGCTGACTTAAAAACCTCAATTGAGACTGCTGGAGATTTCACCCAGATTTCTGCACAAATAGATATCACCGGCactcaatttggggtgaaaccaCCGGGGGTGCCAATGCCGTCAATCATTAAGCTAGTTAACAATGGTTACAAGTGTCCCAAAGCAACTATGAGAG gTAAAACTTATATGCAAGTATGTTGCAAGAAGGATCCCAAGTTCAAGCCAAAACCCAAAAAAGCAGTCAAGTACTTGCCTCGTCAATACGGTGATCTAGAGTTCACTTATGATGTGCTTCACGCTTATGGGAACAACTATCTTGCCCAAGTCACCATGGTCAATAACCATCCATTAGGACGCCTTGATCATTGGAACTTAACCTGGGATTGGAAGAACGATGAGTTCATTTACTCCATGAGAGGAGCCTTTGTTCGAAAGAGAGACTATGCTCGATGTGTTTATGGCCCCGCCGGAGAATATTACCAAGATTTCGATTTCTCCAACGTTGTGACTTGTGATAAAAGCCCAATCATCTCCGATCTTCCTCCAGCTATGAAAAATGACTCAAAACTTGGGAAGTTGCCATATTGTTGTAAAAATGGTACCCTTTTGCCTACTTTGATGGATGAAGACAAAGCTAGAAGCATATTCCAATTGCAAGTATATAAGTTGCCTCCTAACCTGAACAGAACCGCTCTTGaaccaccccataaatggaggattgATGGGGTTCTAAATCCTCAATATAAGTGCAGTAGTCCTATTAGGGTAGATCCTACAGAATTTCCTGATCCAAGTGGGCTTCAAGGTACAAGCACTGCTATTGCTAGTTGGCAAATAGTCTGCAATATTAGCCGTCCCAAGGAGAAAGAGTCAAGATGTTGTGTTTCTTTCTCTGCATATTATAATGAATCTGTCATCCCTTGCAATACCTGTGCTTGTGGCTGCGAAGGTGATACAGGTTGCAGCCAAAAGGCAGGTGCAATGCTTCTTCCAGCAGAGGCTCTCCTTATACCTTTTGAGAATAGGACACAAAAGGCAATAGCATGGGCTAAACTCAAGCACTTGAAAGTTCCAAATCCAAGACCTTGCCCTGATAATTGTCCAGTGAGCATAAATTGGCACTTAAACACCGATTACAAGACCGGATGGACTGCCAGAATTACACTTTTCAACTGGGACAATGCTCCTTTTGAAGATTGGTTCGCAGCAATCCAAATGGGAAAGGCATATCCTGGCTATGAAAATGTATACTCCTTTAATGGGACTAAGCTTGATAAGCTCAACAAGACAATCTTCCTTCAAGGCTTACTAGGTTTGAATTACTTGATGGGAGAGGTGAATGGGACTAGAGGAGGTCCAAGGGTTCCCGGAAAGCAACAATCAGTGATTTCATTCACCAAAAAGCAAACTCCTGGGATTAATGTACCTGGAGGTGATGGTTTCCCTAAGAGGGTGTTCTTTAATGGAGAAGAGTGTGCATTGCCCACAACAATTCCTATAAAGAGTGGAGGCCATAAATATCGTATTAACTTGTTCACAATTGTATTCACTAcaatcttgactttgataatgATGACAGGTTGCATTTATTGA